Within Candidatus Polarisedimenticolaceae bacterium, the genomic segment CGACAAGTAGCCGGCGGCGGGAGAAGCACGATGGAACGGCTTTCCAAGATCTACAAGGAAGAGGTGGTGCCGGGGCTGGTTCGCCAGTTCCAGTACTCCTCGCCGATGGCGGTCCCGAGAGTTTCGAAGGTCGTCATCAACATGGGGCTGGGCGACGCGATCCAGGACGGCAAGATCCTCGACGCGGCCGTCGACGAGCTGGGCACGATCGCCGGGCAGAAGCCCGTCGTCCGCCGCGCGCGGAAGTCCATCGCGAACTTCAAGCTTCGCGAGGGCATGGCGATCGGCTGCAGCGTCACCCTCCGGGGTCGGCGCATGTACGAGTTTCTCGATCGGCTGATGAACCTGGCGATGCCGCGCGTCCGCGACTTCCGCGGCGTGTCGCCCCGCGGGTTCGACGGCCGCGGCAACTACACCCTCGGCCTGAAGGACCAGCTGATCTTCCCCGAGATCAACTACGCGAAGGTCCAGAAGACCAAGGGCATGAACGTCTGCATCGTCACGACGGCCAAGACCGACGAGGAGGCTCGCGCCCTCCTGACCGCGCTCGGCATGCCGTTCCGGAAGAACTA encodes:
- the rplE gene encoding 50S ribosomal protein L5, which translates into the protein MERLSKIYKEEVVPGLVRQFQYSSPMAVPRVSKVVINMGLGDAIQDGKILDAAVDELGTIAGQKPVVRRARKSIANFKLREGMAIGCSVTLRGRRMYEFLDRLMNLAMPRVRDFRGVSPRGFDGRGNYTLGLKDQLIFPEINYAKVQKTKGMNVCIVTTAKTDEEARALLTALGMPFRKN